The following coding sequences lie in one Cryomorphaceae bacterium genomic window:
- a CDS encoding zinc/iron permease, which yields MTESLERILILFFSAMTVGLLVIAFPKLMKPYLKMLLAFSGALLLGITVMHILPEAYELGGAQVGVFVIAGFLLQIILDYFSGGIEHGHVHHPAQHHEHEHGKAITWTMLLSLCIHAFTESLPLGFDEQLHHAHDHMHNHGHHHHHHSHQGYLWGIVIHNIPITIALVGMMLGLKMSRAKTILFLFIFAASAPIGILVSPLISNNGQDMVVFSRILALAGGIILHLSTTILFETGENHRFNLYKMVVILAGFGLALLAS from the coding sequence ATGACCGAAAGCCTCGAACGTATTCTCATTCTGTTTTTCTCGGCGATGACTGTCGGGCTATTGGTAATTGCCTTCCCTAAATTGATGAAGCCCTACCTGAAAATGCTGCTTGCGTTTAGCGGGGCACTGCTCTTGGGAATTACCGTGATGCATATTCTTCCGGAAGCTTACGAATTGGGCGGTGCGCAGGTTGGAGTGTTCGTAATTGCCGGTTTTTTACTTCAGATTATTCTTGACTATTTCAGTGGAGGAATAGAGCACGGACATGTGCACCACCCGGCCCAGCATCACGAACATGAGCACGGAAAGGCCATCACTTGGACCATGCTATTGAGCCTGTGTATTCACGCCTTTACGGAAAGTCTGCCGCTAGGCTTTGATGAGCAACTCCATCATGCGCACGATCACATGCACAACCACGGTCATCACCATCACCACCACAGTCATCAGGGCTACCTTTGGGGTATTGTGATTCACAATATTCCTATTACCATAGCATTGGTAGGGATGATGTTGGGGTTGAAAATGTCCAGGGCTAAAACCATATTGTTTCTTTTCATTTTTGCGGCTTCCGCGCCAATTGGTATTTTGGTAAGCCCGCTAATCAGCAACAACGGCCAGGATATGGTTGTTTTTTCCAGAATTCTTGCGCTCGCCGGAGGTATCATCCTTCATTTATCTACAACCATCCTCTTTGAAACCGGCGAAAACCACCGCTTCAACCTGTATAAAATGGTGGTGATTCTCGCAGGATTCGGGTTGGCTCTGCTTGCGTCCTAG
- a CDS encoding peroxiredoxin, with the protein MSVLVGKKAPSFKASAVINGEEIVSDFSLDQFIGKRHVIFFFYPKDFTFVCPTELHAFQSRLAEFESKGVAVVACSTDTEESHWGWLQMPKADGGIQGVTYPIVADTSKTISDAFGVLAGQYDYGVEGELVATGPMIAYRGLFLIDKEGVVQHQIVNNFPLGRNVDEAMRMVDALQFFEAKGEVCPANWSEGAEGMKADHQGVAEYLAAH; encoded by the coding sequence ATGTCAGTACTTGTAGGAAAAAAAGCGCCATCATTCAAGGCTTCAGCCGTTATCAATGGTGAGGAGATTGTCAGTGATTTTTCACTCGATCAGTTTATTGGAAAGCGACACGTAATCTTCTTCTTCTACCCCAAGGATTTTACTTTTGTGTGCCCTACCGAATTGCACGCTTTTCAGTCGCGATTGGCTGAATTTGAAAGCAAGGGTGTAGCTGTTGTAGCCTGCTCTACCGACACCGAAGAATCACACTGGGGATGGCTTCAAATGCCTAAGGCAGATGGTGGTATTCAGGGTGTAACCTACCCGATTGTTGCCGACACTTCAAAAACCATTAGCGACGCATTTGGTGTACTGGCAGGCCAGTACGATTATGGCGTTGAAGGCGAATTGGTGGCTACCGGCCCGATGATTGCCTACCGCGGCCTCTTCCTTATTGACAAAGAAGGTGTGGTTCAGCATCAGATTGTAAACAACTTTCCGCTTGGACGCAATGTAGATGAAGCCATGCGTATGGTTGACGCACTGCAGTTCTTTGAAGCCAAAGGAGAGGTTTGCCCGGCTAACTGGTCAGAAGGCGCCGAAGGTATGAAGGCAGACCACCAAGGAGTGGCTGAGTACCTGGCTGCTCACTAA
- a CDS encoding T9SS C-terminal target domain-containing protein produces MKTNPVILTTALLFSLGTAMAQCPDTLTVWQTGCGQVEASINHFGSTGNLIWTWGDGESSSAVNPATHQYDALGTYEICAQAWSSGCPQGVELCVLFELEQCPEDCGLSISTVSQENGLLTLMASDFPQDAMVHWEQNGDIVNIGDQTTFELEFGNNEICAYYETPECPQGVFWCNNFFFQNPDCPTAIEAQQVGCDVFNLSLVGGFSGASVLWSVGSDVIEGDTELNGVQLSPGNNQITALYNHPDYPLCDDTQLSLNVSALLCDSICELELVHTWVSLNPMVFSALNYDPGALVTWTVNGNPAGTGHNFTLSSQVPGGTYTVCASYDSEYCDEVIEECATISLPNCPTGITAEQLSCGVYELTLENAQEGSTIQWSYPGNSFESNATPQIVILEEWFNVITAVYNNPDNPECDGSIYSQLVIHTSCDTVCSLDVDMIQGVEGDMFIASAGQEDAVIEWSIGGEPVAFGDTLNLDSLSPGQYLICAAYETPFCPEGVLWCDTYVVSDDDCPFELIVEEGDECGCYDFTIGPSGAGGAYMWNMGDTSFVSLTPGVSYCFVPGFQTVYVQIMGSNFPDCETSPLVHQWQVPDCDEPTCPAELFVLELEDCGCYMFTVNPPNIGGSYMWNLGDTSFVSSLASHIQCYEPGFQTVYVQILESDIADCEMAPLVHQWEQIDCDGCSLGLTFEHLGGGLFEFQASVYGSNAPLWWDFGDGFTTETGNWSTQHIYLPGNYTVCVITTDTVCPEILEACVEFTVEDSVECFWWGGIWGTTAASPPVTFDFLFSNEAGDEVGFFTSWLEGDSIWFGGEWCLLPGCYHLMVSSDVPLTPEMIEPDLWMILPDVIPMNINWQDNDNPFEWEAWLEILVECEDPSVGVQENPLDVIRVFPVPTRDLLQIELSGVDGVDCILFNAVGQPVLTRVLRTNDRISLAHLPAGLYIMQFRHNDQVKTFSIPVLN; encoded by the coding sequence ATGAAAACCAATCCAGTAATCCTCACTACCGCCCTGCTTTTCAGCTTAGGTACAGCAATGGCTCAATGTCCTGACACCCTTACCGTATGGCAAACCGGTTGCGGACAGGTAGAGGCGAGTATCAATCATTTTGGCTCCACCGGAAATCTCATTTGGACATGGGGCGACGGCGAAAGCAGTTCCGCTGTGAATCCTGCTACACACCAGTACGATGCACTCGGAACCTACGAAATCTGTGCCCAGGCATGGTCGTCTGGCTGCCCGCAAGGTGTGGAACTCTGTGTGCTTTTTGAACTGGAGCAATGCCCCGAAGATTGTGGGCTGAGTATTTCAACCGTTTCACAGGAGAATGGCCTGTTAACCCTCATGGCATCGGATTTTCCGCAGGATGCGATGGTTCATTGGGAGCAGAACGGTGATATTGTAAACATTGGTGATCAGACCACCTTTGAACTTGAGTTTGGGAACAATGAGATTTGCGCCTACTACGAAACTCCTGAATGTCCGCAAGGTGTATTTTGGTGCAACAACTTTTTCTTTCAAAACCCGGACTGTCCAACCGCCATAGAGGCACAACAAGTAGGCTGTGATGTGTTTAATTTATCGCTGGTTGGTGGTTTCAGCGGCGCAAGTGTGCTGTGGAGTGTCGGTTCTGATGTGATTGAGGGCGATACCGAGCTTAACGGTGTACAACTCTCACCTGGAAACAATCAAATCACAGCTTTGTACAACCACCCGGATTATCCCTTATGTGATGACACCCAGCTGAGCTTGAATGTGAGTGCTTTGCTCTGTGACAGTATTTGCGAATTGGAATTGGTTCACACATGGGTGAGCCTGAATCCAATGGTATTCAGTGCTTTGAATTACGACCCTGGTGCTTTGGTTACATGGACCGTTAACGGTAATCCGGCGGGTACAGGACACAACTTTACGCTCTCCAGCCAGGTTCCAGGTGGCACTTATACAGTTTGTGCAAGCTATGACTCTGAGTACTGCGATGAGGTCATAGAAGAATGCGCCACGATTTCGCTTCCCAATTGTCCTACCGGCATTACAGCCGAGCAATTATCCTGTGGAGTGTACGAGCTTACGCTGGAGAATGCGCAGGAAGGTTCTACCATTCAATGGAGCTACCCCGGCAATAGCTTTGAATCTAACGCCACCCCTCAAATTGTGATTCTTGAGGAATGGTTTAACGTGATTACCGCTGTGTACAACAATCCTGACAACCCTGAATGTGATGGCTCTATCTACAGCCAGTTAGTAATTCACACCAGTTGCGACACGGTGTGTAGCTTGGATGTGGACATGATTCAAGGCGTTGAAGGTGATATGTTTATTGCCTCTGCCGGACAGGAGGATGCTGTGATTGAATGGTCTATTGGTGGTGAGCCGGTAGCTTTTGGCGACACGCTCAATCTCGATTCCTTATCGCCCGGTCAATACCTGATTTGTGCGGCGTACGAAACACCGTTCTGTCCGGAGGGTGTGCTCTGGTGCGATACGTATGTGGTGAGCGATGACGATTGTCCTTTTGAACTCATTGTGGAAGAGGGTGATGAATGTGGTTGTTACGATTTTACGATTGGGCCTTCCGGGGCTGGAGGGGCCTACATGTGGAACATGGGTGATACATCATTTGTATCATTAACCCCAGGTGTATCTTACTGCTTTGTGCCCGGTTTTCAAACTGTTTATGTGCAGATCATGGGCAGCAATTTTCCTGACTGTGAAACGAGTCCGCTCGTGCATCAATGGCAGGTTCCCGATTGCGATGAGCCCACATGCCCTGCCGAACTGTTTGTGTTGGAGTTAGAGGATTGTGGCTGTTATATGTTTACTGTGAACCCGCCAAATATTGGAGGAAGCTATATGTGGAATCTTGGTGATACGAGTTTTGTCAGCAGTCTTGCCAGTCATATTCAATGCTACGAACCAGGTTTTCAAACTGTGTACGTTCAGATTTTGGAAAGTGATATAGCGGATTGCGAGATGGCTCCGCTTGTTCATCAGTGGGAACAAATAGATTGTGATGGATGTTCGCTGGGCCTGACTTTTGAACACCTCGGAGGAGGTTTGTTCGAGTTTCAAGCCTCTGTATATGGATCGAACGCGCCGCTGTGGTGGGACTTTGGAGATGGGTTTACAACCGAAACGGGCAATTGGTCAACCCAACACATTTATCTTCCCGGAAACTACACAGTATGTGTAATAACTACGGATACAGTATGTCCCGAGATCCTGGAGGCCTGTGTTGAGTTCACTGTTGAAGATTCTGTTGAATGCTTCTGGTGGGGTGGAATATGGGGTACTACTGCAGCCTCGCCTCCTGTGACCTTTGACTTTCTTTTCTCTAACGAAGCTGGCGATGAAGTCGGTTTTTTTACCTCCTGGCTTGAAGGAGACTCCATTTGGTTTGGCGGAGAATGGTGCCTGCTGCCGGGTTGTTATCATTTGATGGTAAGCAGCGATGTTCCTCTCACCCCTGAAATGATTGAACCCGATTTGTGGATGATATTGCCAGACGTGATTCCCATGAATATTAACTGGCAGGATAACGACAATCCTTTTGAGTGGGAAGCATGGCTGGAGATCCTCGTCGAATGCGAAGATCCTTCGGTGGGTGTGCAGGAAAACCCCCTTGATGTGATCCGCGTCTTTCCCGTGCCAACCCGCGATCTGCTGCAAATTGAATTATCCGGAGTGGACGGGGTAGACTGCATTTTGTTCAACGCGGTAGGTCAACCTGTTTTAACCCGTGTACTCCGCACCAATGATCGAATTTCATTGGCTCATCTCCCTGCTGGTCTGTATATCATGCAGTTCAGACACAATGACCAGGTAAAGACATTCAGTATTCCCGTACTGAATTGA
- a CDS encoding class I SAM-dependent methyltransferase yields the protein MSTSQTSWFKHWFDSPYYHILYRNRDRSEAGRFVHHLMDVLKLPQGKKVLDLGCGKGRHCIMLNELGYDVVGIDLSAANIAAASEYGRADLQFIQHDMREPLRGLQFDLILNLFTSFGYFKELNDNLQVLQAVHSMLLPEGIFVLDFMNAEKVMNELTPNETKIVDNNHFDISRSVENGEIVKRIRINNNPELQFEERVQAFSKEMLFSMFEESNLIPESVYGSYQFEPFDTHHSDRLIITTRKK from the coding sequence ATGTCAACTTCTCAGACTTCCTGGTTCAAGCATTGGTTTGACTCGCCCTACTACCACATCCTTTACCGGAATCGTGACCGGTCGGAGGCAGGCCGCTTTGTGCACCACCTGATGGACGTATTGAAACTACCTCAGGGCAAAAAAGTGTTGGACCTGGGTTGTGGTAAAGGCCGCCATTGTATTATGCTTAACGAACTTGGATACGATGTGGTGGGGATTGACCTGAGCGCGGCCAATATTGCTGCAGCCAGTGAGTACGGCCGAGCCGATTTACAATTTATTCAACACGATATGCGCGAACCGCTGCGTGGTTTACAATTTGATTTGATTCTCAACTTATTTACGAGCTTCGGATACTTTAAAGAACTGAATGACAACCTCCAGGTGCTGCAAGCTGTACATTCCATGCTTTTGCCGGAGGGTATTTTTGTACTGGATTTCATGAATGCTGAAAAGGTGATGAACGAGCTCACCCCCAACGAAACAAAAATTGTTGACAACAACCACTTTGACATAAGCCGAAGTGTAGAGAACGGTGAAATAGTGAAACGTATCCGTATCAACAACAACCCCGAACTTCAATTTGAGGAGCGGGTACAGGCATTCTCTAAGGAAATGCTTTTCAGCATGTTTGAAGAATCCAATCTCATTCCGGAATCAGTCTATGGCTCCTATCAGTTTGAGCCATTTGACACGCATCATTCAGACCGACTGATCATTACAACACGTAAAAAATGA
- a CDS encoding DUF1987 domain-containing protein, translating to MENITLEGSTKTPSVQFDATKGSLAIRGRSIPENSIEFYSPLLDWIDTYGTNAKNPTVVIIQLEYFNTSSSKCILDIFKRLEKIRSQGNEVLVKWHYEADDEDMLEAGEDYQAIISLPFEMIEVEEA from the coding sequence ATGGAAAACATCACCTTAGAAGGATCTACCAAAACTCCGTCGGTTCAGTTTGACGCAACAAAAGGCTCGCTCGCTATTCGCGGCCGTTCCATTCCGGAGAACTCTATTGAATTCTACTCCCCTTTGCTCGATTGGATAGACACTTACGGAACTAATGCCAAGAACCCCACGGTAGTTATTATTCAGCTTGAATATTTTAACACAAGCTCGTCCAAGTGTATTCTGGATATATTCAAAAGGCTTGAGAAAATACGATCTCAAGGAAACGAGGTGCTCGTGAAATGGCACTATGAAGCCGACGATGAGGATATGCTGGAAGCCGGCGAAGACTATCAGGCCATAATTAGCTTGCCTTTTGAAATGATTGAAGTAGAGGAGGCCTAA
- a CDS encoding aspartoacylase: protein MTGERVNDRLIFSRNTLQTHPTVVFFAGIHGNEPAGVLALERIANWLPDEVQGNIYAFRGNLRGLAQKRRFVRYDLNRIWGQEQFNIVRNAPIEELEDELLELRELLNEIDAILHKHGKRPVVFMDLHTTSAKSCSFLPFNDALMNRAIAERFPVPLILGIEEFLDGALMSYINDLNHPALAFEGGQHDDPAAIDQHEAFAKLTLHHLKIFQLDTTEKAKCEALLTPPPKVQTGFYEILHRHLIPTGAEFIMEPGYENFDFVELDEALATQDGRVVSAPVSGQIFLPLYQPVGEDGFFIGRPVSAIWLRLSARLRKWRFQRVLAALPGISPHPTRPRCYLVNHRVTRILSREIFHLLGFRIKQLEAERWLLIQRD from the coding sequence ATGACTGGGGAGCGAGTGAATGACCGGCTTATTTTTTCGCGAAACACCTTGCAAACACACCCCACGGTGGTTTTCTTCGCCGGAATTCACGGTAACGAACCCGCTGGTGTGCTGGCGCTGGAGCGAATCGCGAATTGGCTTCCGGATGAGGTACAAGGAAACATTTATGCATTTCGCGGTAACCTGAGAGGACTGGCCCAAAAGCGCCGTTTTGTGCGCTACGACCTGAACCGGATATGGGGGCAGGAGCAGTTCAATATTGTGAGAAATGCCCCGATTGAAGAACTTGAGGATGAGCTTTTAGAACTGCGCGAACTGCTCAATGAAATTGACGCCATTCTGCATAAGCACGGAAAAAGGCCTGTGGTTTTTATGGACTTACACACCACTTCTGCAAAGAGTTGTTCCTTTCTTCCTTTTAATGACGCTTTGATGAACCGGGCTATTGCAGAGCGTTTCCCGGTACCGCTGATTTTGGGTATCGAGGAGTTCTTGGACGGTGCTCTCATGAGTTACATCAACGACCTGAACCATCCGGCCCTTGCTTTTGAAGGCGGTCAGCACGATGACCCCGCGGCCATTGATCAGCATGAGGCATTTGCAAAACTGACGCTTCACCACCTCAAGATATTTCAGCTGGACACAACTGAAAAAGCGAAATGCGAAGCATTGCTTACACCTCCACCCAAGGTTCAAACAGGTTTTTATGAGATTTTGCATAGACACCTGATACCCACCGGTGCAGAGTTCATCATGGAGCCTGGCTATGAGAACTTCGATTTCGTGGAACTCGATGAAGCATTGGCCACGCAGGACGGCCGTGTTGTTTCGGCACCCGTTTCGGGTCAGATTTTCTTACCGCTCTATCAGCCCGTGGGAGAGGATGGCTTTTTTATAGGGAGACCTGTTTCGGCGATTTGGTTGCGCCTTTCAGCCCGACTCAGAAAATGGCGCTTTCAGCGCGTTTTGGCAGCATTGCCGGGAATCTCACCGCACCCCACACGCCCCAGGTGCTACCTCGTAAATCACCGCGTCACCCGAATTTTGAGTAGGGAAATCTTTCACCTGCTGGGATTTCGAATCAAGCAACTGGAGGCAGAAAGATGGTTGTTGATACAGCGGGATTGA
- a CDS encoding CBS domain-containing protein: MSQKTPQLPSAEFFCTKAVFSDPINQTMGEKSVSTKTSAASRKRFLKYLLNDVEALDYMLREGMIESGVQRIGAEQEFALVDKYFKPSKNGLEILQRVNDPHFTTELARYNLEINLDPFDLQGKCFSKMERQLRTLLNKADDIAGKFNDHVILTGILPSIDIRSVQMDFMTPNPRYYALGDIIKELRGQDFELNILGVDELILAHTNILFEACNTSFQCHLQVSPEEFVDRYNWAQMISGPVMAMAANSPLLFGRQLWSETRIALFQQSIDMRSKGYHLRERQQRVSFGNDWISSVTDIYKDDIARFTLILTNMAEEDSLKKLRNGEIPTLSALRLHNGTIWKWNRPCYGVGGGVPHLRIENRYIPSGPTVIDEMANFAFWVGLMQNMPNELKGNWHNLDFEDAKENFYKACTTGIQSGMVWNGKIVATKQLVLDELVPMAREGLRKTGIDMDDIDRYLQVISERAEAGQNGSRWMVKSFRKLKKEFGRDEAMVKLTAAMHKQRLTKKPVHTWKTADAAAVRKIDMQYDCVLNVMTTDIISVQETDLVDLVASIMEWRNIRHIPVESARGELKGIITRKHIEQYNSDPKRKKMAIAADIMQTKITSVEPEADVKYAMLLMIDEKISSLPVVSNGQLVGLLTDSDTVDLWDKLKNRKG, encoded by the coding sequence ATGAGTCAAAAAACTCCGCAGCTTCCCTCTGCGGAGTTTTTTTGTACAAAAGCCGTATTTTCAGACCCAATTAACCAAACAATGGGAGAGAAAAGCGTATCAACCAAAACCTCCGCTGCGAGCCGTAAGCGGTTTCTGAAGTATCTGCTCAATGATGTAGAAGCACTGGATTACATGCTCCGCGAGGGCATGATTGAATCGGGTGTGCAACGCATCGGTGCCGAGCAGGAATTTGCGCTGGTTGATAAATACTTCAAGCCATCCAAAAACGGTCTCGAAATTCTTCAACGCGTGAATGACCCGCATTTCACCACGGAATTGGCTCGGTACAATCTCGAGATCAACCTGGACCCATTTGATTTGCAGGGTAAATGCTTTTCCAAAATGGAGCGGCAGTTGCGAACGTTACTCAACAAGGCCGATGATATTGCTGGCAAGTTCAATGACCACGTAATACTTACCGGAATCTTGCCTTCCATTGATATCAGATCGGTACAGATGGATTTTATGACTCCCAACCCCAGGTATTATGCCTTGGGAGATATCATTAAAGAGCTTCGTGGTCAGGATTTTGAGTTGAATATACTCGGTGTGGATGAGCTTATTCTTGCACATACCAACATTCTGTTTGAGGCTTGTAATACCAGCTTTCAGTGCCATTTGCAGGTAAGTCCCGAAGAATTTGTAGATCGCTACAACTGGGCTCAGATGATTTCGGGTCCGGTGATGGCTATGGCGGCTAACTCACCTTTGCTCTTTGGTCGTCAGCTCTGGAGCGAAACACGTATTGCACTCTTTCAACAGAGCATAGATATGCGAAGTAAGGGTTATCACCTTCGTGAGCGGCAGCAGCGCGTTTCATTTGGTAACGACTGGATATCAAGCGTAACCGATATTTATAAAGACGATATCGCTCGCTTTACGCTGATATTGACCAATATGGCTGAAGAGGACTCGCTTAAAAAGCTGAGAAACGGTGAAATTCCAACCCTGAGCGCCCTGCGATTGCACAACGGAACCATCTGGAAGTGGAACCGCCCCTGTTATGGAGTGGGTGGCGGAGTGCCCCATCTCAGGATTGAAAACAGGTACATTCCTTCCGGCCCCACCGTAATCGATGAAATGGCCAACTTTGCTTTTTGGGTGGGCTTGATGCAAAACATGCCCAATGAGCTGAAAGGAAACTGGCACAATCTGGATTTTGAAGATGCCAAAGAGAATTTCTACAAAGCCTGCACAACCGGAATCCAAAGCGGTATGGTGTGGAATGGGAAAATCGTAGCTACCAAACAGCTTGTACTGGATGAGCTTGTACCAATGGCCCGCGAAGGACTCCGGAAAACGGGTATCGATATGGATGACATTGATCGATATCTTCAGGTAATCAGCGAGAGGGCAGAGGCCGGCCAAAACGGTAGCCGCTGGATGGTAAAGAGCTTTAGAAAGCTGAAAAAAGAATTTGGCCGCGATGAGGCCATGGTAAAACTTACCGCTGCCATGCACAAACAGCGCCTGACCAAAAAGCCGGTGCACACCTGGAAAACCGCCGATGCTGCAGCTGTGCGCAAAATAGACATGCAATACGACTGCGTGCTCAATGTAATGACCACCGACATCATCAGCGTGCAGGAAACCGACCTCGTAGATTTGGTTGCCAGCATCATGGAGTGGAGGAATATTCGCCATATACCGGTAGAAAGCGCCCGGGGTGAACTGAAGGGAATTATTACGCGCAAACATATTGAGCAATACAATAGTGATCCCAAACGGAAAAAGATGGCCATAGCTGCCGATATCATGCAAACCAAAATCACCTCGGTAGAACCTGAAGCTGACGTGAAATACGCCATGCTTCTGATGATAGATGAAAAAATCAGTTCTTTGCCCGTGGTTAGCAATGGCCAGTTGGTTGGGCTGCTTACCGATTCGGATACTGTTGATTTGTGGGACAAACTAAAGAACAGAAAGGGGTAG
- a CDS encoding MBOAT family protein gives MLFNSFDFAVFLPLVFLLYWAIKPFGIRLQNIFLVSVSYLFYGWWDWRFLGLIIFSTLIDYAVGRALAGELKQTKRTTLLWLSIIVNLGFLGFFKYFNFFLDNFTTAFTFFGGEVSVRALNIVLPVGISFYTFQTLSYTIDVYKRKLEPTKDVVAFAAYVSFFPQLVAGPIERATQLLPQFYKRRSFNYGAATDGMRQILWGLFKKMVIADNCAVFADMAFTQGQDHSGSTLFLGAVFFAFQIYGDFSGYSDIAIGTARLFGFNLMQNFAFPYFSRDIAEFWRRWHISLSTWFRDYLYIPLGGSKGGRLLNIRNIFIIFIVSGFWHGANWTFIAWGALNAMFFLPLFILNRNRRNLEAVAPGKWFPSIRDGFSILGTFSLTCLAWVFFRAEDVSHAIGYVSNVFSWSFFNLPELSQKDIVILGLIALLLGIEWKGRTDQYGFQTIGRAWPVPLRWSLYLALLFVVVMFHRTEETPFIYFQF, from the coding sequence ATGCTGTTTAACTCTTTTGATTTTGCCGTATTTCTGCCTCTGGTGTTCCTTCTTTACTGGGCCATCAAGCCCTTCGGCATCAGGCTGCAAAACATTTTTCTTGTAAGTGTTAGCTACTTGTTTTACGGCTGGTGGGATTGGCGCTTTTTGGGTCTCATCATTTTCAGTACGCTGATTGATTATGCCGTGGGCCGCGCACTTGCGGGCGAGTTGAAGCAAACCAAACGCACAACTCTTCTCTGGCTGAGCATTATCGTTAACCTCGGGTTTTTGGGCTTTTTCAAATACTTCAACTTCTTTCTGGATAACTTCACTACTGCTTTCACCTTTTTTGGGGGCGAAGTGTCTGTGCGAGCCTTGAATATCGTTTTGCCGGTAGGTATCAGTTTCTACACCTTTCAAACTCTTAGCTACACCATTGACGTGTACAAGCGCAAGCTTGAGCCTACCAAAGATGTGGTTGCTTTTGCAGCTTATGTCAGCTTTTTTCCACAGTTGGTTGCAGGCCCCATCGAACGTGCTACCCAGCTGCTGCCACAGTTCTATAAAAGGCGATCATTCAATTATGGGGCAGCTACCGATGGCATGCGTCAAATTCTGTGGGGCCTTTTTAAGAAAATGGTGATTGCCGATAACTGCGCTGTATTTGCGGATATGGCATTCACCCAAGGTCAGGATCATAGCGGCAGCACTCTGTTTCTTGGCGCCGTTTTCTTTGCTTTTCAGATTTATGGCGATTTCTCGGGCTATTCAGATATTGCCATTGGAACAGCGCGGTTGTTTGGTTTCAACCTCATGCAGAACTTTGCTTTTCCGTATTTCAGCAGAGATATTGCCGAGTTTTGGCGGAGGTGGCACATATCCCTTTCAACCTGGTTTCGGGATTATCTATACATCCCTCTTGGAGGTAGTAAGGGAGGGCGATTGCTCAATATTCGTAATATTTTTATCATATTCATAGTGAGTGGCTTTTGGCACGGTGCCAACTGGACATTTATTGCTTGGGGAGCCCTGAACGCCATGTTTTTTCTGCCTCTATTCATCCTGAACAGGAACAGAAGAAATCTGGAAGCGGTTGCCCCGGGTAAGTGGTTTCCTTCTATCCGTGATGGTTTCAGCATATTGGGGACTTTCTCCCTGACTTGCCTGGCATGGGTTTTCTTTCGGGCGGAGGATGTTTCACATGCAATTGGATACGTTTCAAACGTTTTTTCATGGTCATTTTTCAACCTTCCGGAGTTGTCCCAAAAGGATATTGTGATTCTTGGGTTGATTGCCCTTTTGTTGGGCATAGAATGGAAGGGACGCACTGACCAATACGGGTTTCAAACCATTGGGCGTGCATGGCCGGTACCACTGCGATGGAGCTTGTACCTCGCCCTTTTGTTTGTTGTGGTGATGTTTCATCGCACGGAAGAAACTCCGTTTATTTACTTCCAATTCTAG